TCCGCCTACAACTACAGGGTGGTTCGCCAGTTCGCCATTATGACGGTGGTTTGGGGCATCGTCGGCATGGGACTCGGCGTATTCATCGCTGCCCAGCTGGCCTGGCCCGAACTTAACTTGAACCTTCCGTGGACCAGCTTCGGCCGGCTCCGCCCCCTGCACACCAATGCGGTGATCTTCGCCTTTGGCGGCTGCGCCCTGTTCGCCACCAGCTACTATGCGGTACAGCGCACCAGCCAAACTCCCCTGTTCGCGCCCAAACTGGCTGCCTTCACCTTCTGGGGCTGGCAACTGGTGATCCTGCTCGCGGCCATCAGCCTGCCGCTGGGCTGGACCAGCTCCAAGGAATACGCCGAACTGGAATGGCCGATCGACATCCTGATCACCATCGTCTGGGTGTCCTACGCCATCGTCTTCTTCGGTACGGTGATGCAGCGCAAGGTCAGCCACATCTACGTGGGTAACTGGTTCTTCGGCGGGTTCATCCTCACCGTGGCCATCCTGCACGTGGTCAACAACCTGGAAATCCCGGTCACCCTGACCAAGTCCTACTCGCTGTATGCGGGCGCGACCGACGCCATGATCCAGTGGTGGTACGGCCACAACGCCGTGGGCTTCTTCCTGACCGCCGGCTTCCTGGGGATGATGTACTACTTCGTACCCAAGCAGGCCGGTCGCCCGGTCTACTCCTACCGCCTGTCCATCGTCCACTTCTGGGCGCTGATCGCGGTGTACATCTGGGCCGGCCCGCACCACCTGCACTACACCGCCCTGCCGGACTGGGCACAGAGCCTGGGCATGGTGATGTCGCTGATCCTCCTGGCACCGAGCTGGGGTGGCATGATCAACGGCATGATGACCCTCTCCGGGGCCTGGCACAAACTGCGCACCGACCCGATCCTGCGCTTTCTGGTGGTGTCCCTGGCCTTCTACGGCATGTCGACCTTCGAAGGCCCGATGATGGCCATCAAGACCGTCAACGCCCTGTCCCACTACACCGACTGGACCATCGGCCACGTACACGCCGGTGCCCTCGGCTGGGTCGCCATGGTGTCCATCGGCTCGCTGTATCACCTGATTCCGAAGGTGTTCGGCCGCGAGCAGATGCACAGCATCGGCCTGATCAACGGCCACTTCTGGCTGGCGACCATCGGTACCGTGCTGTACATCGCCTCGATGTGGGTCAACGGCATCACCCAGGGCCTGATGTGGCGCGCAGTCAACGAAGACGGCACCCTCACCTACTCCTTCGTCGAAGCGCTGGAAGCCAGCCATGTCGGCTTCGTGGTGCGGGTGATCGGCGGCGCGATCTTCTTCGCCGGCATGCTGCTGATGGCCTGGAACGTCTGGCTGACCGTACGTAGCGCCAAATCGACCGAGATGGAAGCCGCTGCGCAGTTCTCGGTAGAAGGAGCCCACTGATGAAACACGAGATTCTCGAGAAGAATATCGGCCTGATGGCCCTGGTGATGATCCTCGCGGTCAGCATCGGCGGCCTGACCCAGATCGTCCCGCTGTTCTTCCAGGACGTCACCAATGAGCCGGTGGAAGGCATGAAGCCCTACACCGCGCTGCAGCTGGAAGGCCGCGACATCTACATCCGCGAAGGCTGCGTCGGCTGCCATTCGCAGATGGTCCGCCCGTTCCGTGCCGAGACCGAGCGTTACGGCCACTACTCCGTCGCTGGCGAAAGCGTCTGGGATCACCCCTTCCTGTGGGGTTCCAAGCGTACCGGCCCGGACCTGGCCCGCGTCGGCGGCCGCTACTCGGACGAGTGGCATCGCGCCCACCTGTACAACCCGCGCAACGTCGTGCCGGAGTCGATCATGCCCGCCTACCCCTGGCTGGTGGAGCAGAGCCTCGACGGCAAGGACACCGCCAAGAAGATGAGCGCTCTGCGCACTCTGGGCGTGCCCTACAACGACGAGGACATCGCCGGCGCTGGCGAGGCAGTCAAGGGCAAGAGCGAGATGGACGCCCTGGTCGCCTACCTGCAGGTGCTCGGCACCGCCGTGAAGAACAAGAGGTGAGCGCCATGTTCGAGCTTATCGATATCGGCACCCTGCGCGGCCTAGGCACCGCGCTGGTTCTGATCGCCTTCACCGCCGTCACCCTCTGGGCCTACAGCGGCAAACGCCGCGACGCCTTCGCCGAAGCGGCCAACCTGCCCTTCGCCGATGAGCAAAAGCCCGCCGTTTCGAGGATCCAAGCATGACCACCTTCTGGAGCTGGTACATCACCCTGCTGACCGTGGGTTCGCTGGTTGCGCTGTTCTGGCTGATCTTCGCCACCCGCAAGAGCGAAGTGCACAAGAACCCGACCGAGCAGACCATGGGCCACGCCTTCGACGGCATCGAGGAGTATGACAACCCACTGCCGAAGTGGTGGTTCATGCTGTTCGTCGGCACCCTGGTGTTTTCCGTTGGCTACCTGCTGCTCTACCCGGGCCTGGGCAACTTCAAGGGCCTGCTGCCGGGCTATGACGATGGCTGGACCCAGGTCAACCAGTGGCAGCGCGAAATGGATCGTGCCGATGAACTGTACGGTCCGATCTTCGCCAAATACGCCGCCATGCCGATCGAGGAAGTGGCGAAGGACGAGCGCGCGCTGAAAATGGGCGGTCGCCTGTTCGCCTCCAACTGCTCGGTTTGCCACGGCTCCGATGCCAAGGGCAGCTACGGCTTCCCCAACCTGGCCGACAGCAGCTGGCGCTGGGGCGGCGAGCCGGAGACCATCAAGACCACCATCATGCATGGCCGTATCGGCGTAATGCCGGCACAAGGCCCGATGATCGGCGAAGATGGCGTACGTAACGTCGCTGCCTACGTCCTCACCGAGCTGGCTGGCCGCGAGCTGCCGGAAGGCACCGAGGCTGACATCGACGCCGGCAAGCAGATCTTCGCCACCCTGTGCTCCGCCTGCCACACCCCGGCCGGCACCGGCATGCCGGCGATGGGCGCGCCGAATCTGACTCAGCCGAGCGCATTCATCTACGGCAGCAGCTTCGCGCAACTGCAACAGACCATCCGTTATGGTCGCAGCGGCAACATGCCGGCTCAGGGCGATTTCCTCGGCAACGACAAGGCTCACCTGCTGGCCGCCTACGTGCTCAAGCTGAGCCAGGGCGACACCAAGTAACCTCCCGCCTCACCGGCGACCGATTCACGGTCGCCGGTCCCTCCTTATATGTATGCGACCCAGTGTCGCACCTGCCGACCAATAGCCCTGCAATTTCCTTGACCTGGGCTAAGCTGCCTTTCAGTCGCCATTTGTCACAACTCCAAGGCGATCCTTTCTCAGCGCTGCGCAAACTGGTTGCGCCAAAAGCTGCCAGAGTGTCTCCCGAGGCCACCTCGCAAACCTCGTAAAGGCCTCTGAAACCCTATTCGCGTCGGCATGTTGCGTTGCAATGGCTACCTGCTTTCTCCATACTTGCCGCCGATTTTTGCCCCATAAAACTCCATTAACCGTGGAACCCCTAGCATGAGCACAGCAATCAGTCAGACTGCTTATAACTATAAGGTGGTCCGCCAGTTCGCCATTATGACGGTGATCTGGGGGGTCATTGGGATGGGTCTAGGCGTGTTCATCGCCGCACAACTCGTGTGGCCAGAACTCAACCTGGGCCTGCCGTGGACTAGCTTCGGCCGTCTGCGCCCGCTGCACACCAACGCGGTGATCTTCGCCTTCGGCGGATGCGCACTGTTCGCGACCTCGTACTACGTGGTCCAGCGCACCTGCCAGACGCGCCTGATCTCCGACGGTCTGGCTGCCTTTACCTTCTGGGGCTGGCAAGCAGTCATCGTTCTGGCGGTGATCACCCTGCCGCTGGGTTACACCAGCACCAAGGAATACGCCGAGCTGGAGTGGCCGATCGATATCCTTCTGGGTCTCGTCTGGATCACCTATCTCGTGGTGTTCTTCGGCACCATCGTCAAGCGCAAGACCAAGCACATCTATGTGGGCAACTGGTTCTTCGGTGCCTTCATTCTGGTCACCGCGATGCTGCACATCGTCAACAGCGCTGCCGTTCCGGTGACCCTGTTCAAGTCGTACTCGGCCTATGCCGGTGCTACCGATGCGATGATCCAGTGGTGGTACGGCCATAACGCCGTGGGCTTCTTCCTGACCACCGGCTTCCTGGGGATGATGTACTACTTCGTACCCAAGCAGGCCGAGCGTCCGATCTACTCGTATCGCCTGTCCATCGTGCATTTCTGGGCGCTGATCACCCTGTACATCTGGGCCGGTCCGCACCACCTGCACTACACCGCTCTGCCGGACTGGGCACAGTCCCTCGGCATGGCCATGTCCGTCATTCTCCTGGCGCCGAGCTGGGGTGGCATGATCAACGGCATGATGAGCCTGTCCGGCGCCTGGCATAAGCTGCGCACCGACCCGATCCTGCGCTTTTTGGTGGTATCGCTGGCGTTCTACGGCATGTCCACCTTCGAAGGTCCGATGATGGCCATCAAGACGGTCAACGCCCTGTCCCACTACACCGACTGGACCATCGGCCACGTACACGCCGGTGCCCTCGGCTGGGTAGCGATGATCTCCATTGGCTCGCTGTATCACCTGATTCCGAAGGTGTTCGGCCGCGAGCAGATGCACAGCATCGGCCTGATCAACACCCACTTCTGGCTGGCGACCATCGGTACCGTGCTGTACATCGCCTCGATGTGGGTCAACGGCATCACCCAGGGCCTGATGTGGCGCGCGGTCAACGAAGACGGCACCCTCACCTACTCCTTCGTCGAAGCGCTGGAAGCCAGCCATGCAGGCTTTGTCGTGCGCATGATCGGCGGCGCCTTCTTCGTCACCGGCATGCTGCTGATGGCTTACAACACCTACCGCACCGTGCGTGCCGCCAAGCCGGCTGAATACGAAGCGGCTGCGCAGATTCCCGCCGGAGTAGCTCACTGATGAAACACGAAATCATCGAGAAGAATATCGGCCTGATGGCGCTGCTGATGGTGATTGCCGTCAGCATCGGTGGCCTGACCCAGATCGTCCCGCTGTTCTTCCAGGACGTCACCAATGAGCCGGTGGAAGGCCTCAAGCCCTACACCGCCATGCAACTGGAAGGTCGCGATATCTACATCCGCGAGGGCTGCGTCGGCTGCCACTCGCAGATGATCCGCCCGTTCCGCGCCGAAACCGAGCGTTACGGCCACTACTCCGTCGCTGGCGAAAGCGTCTGGGATCACCCCTTCCTGTGGGGTTCCAAGCGTACCGGCCCGGACCTGGCCCGCGTCGGCGGCCGTTACTCGGACGAGTGGCATCGCGCCCACCTGTACAACCCGCGCAACGTCGTGCCTGAGTCGAAGATGCCCGCCTACCCCTGGCTGGTGGAGAACAAGCTCGACGGTCGCGACACCGCCAAGAAGATGGAAGTCATGCGTGGCTTCGGCATCCCCTACACCGACGAAGATATCGCCGGTGCCCGCGATGCCGTGAAGGGCAATACCGAAATGGACGCGCTGGTCGCGTACCTGCAGGTTCTCGGCACTTCCATCAAGAACAAACGGTAAGACGCTATGGACATCGGGATGATTCGCGGCATCGGCACGGCGGTGGTTTTCATCGCCTTCATCGGCGTAGTGCTCTGGGCTTACAGCAGCAAGCGCAAGTCGAGCTTCGACGAAGCTGCCAACCTGCCCTTCGCTGACGATCCCAAGCCCGAGTCCAAGCGCGATCAGGACTCTTCCAGGAGCAATAACCAATGACCACGTTCTGGAGTTGGTACGTAACCATTCTGTCTCTGGGCACCATCTTCGCCCTGACCTGGCTGATCTTCGGCACTCGCAAGGGTCAGCGCCAGGAAACCACCGAAGAAACCGTCGGCCACAGCTTCGACGGCATCGAGGAGTATGACAACCCGCTGCCGAAGTGGTGGTTCATGCTGTTCGTCGCCACCATCGTCTTCGCCCTCGGCTACCTCGCCCTGTACCCGGGCCTGGGTAACTTCAAAGGCCTGCTGCCGGGCTACGACTATGTCGACAACGAAAAGCAGACGCCTTTCGCTGCCGGCGTACAGATCGCTGACGGCTCCATGCGTCACGCAGGCTGGACCGGCGTGCATCAGTGGGAAAAGGAAATGGCGCGCGCCGATGAGCAATACGGCCCGCTGTTCGCCAAGTACGCCGCCATGCCGATCGAGGAAGTGGCCAAGGACGAGCAGGCCCTGAAAATGGGTGGCCGCCTGTTCGCTTCCAACTGCTCGGTCTGCCACGGTTCCGATGCCAAGGGCAGCTACGGCTTCCCCAACCTGACCGACACCGAATGGCGTTGGGGTGGCGAGCCGGAAACCATCAAGACCACCATCCTCAAGGGTCGCCAGGGCGCCATGCCGGCTCAGGGCCCGGCCATTGGCGAAGACGGCGTACGCAACGTAGCCGCCTACGTGCTGACCCAACTGGCTGGCCGTGAACTGCCGGAAGACGCGGAAGCCGATATCGAAGCGGGCCAGAAGGTCTTCGCCGGTACCTGCTTCGCCTGCCACGGCGCTGACGGCAAGGGCACCCCTGCCATGGGCGCACCGAACCTGACCAACCCGGCAGCGTTCATCTACGGCAGCAGCTACGCGCAACTGCAGCAGACCATCCGCTACGGTCGTCACGGCAACATGCCTGCCCAGGAAGAATTCCTCGGCAACGACAAGGTGCACCTGCTGGCTGCCTACGTGTACAGCCTGTCGCACAAGGCACAAGAGCAGTAAGCGCTGATCGACTCTTTTGACAAGGGTCAATGAACGCCCGGGTCGCGACTGCTCGTCGCACCCGGGCGTTGTCTTTCAGGCGTACCATATAGACACCGTGAAACGACCCTGACCGGCACGCATCGGCCCGGGCTGCCAACCAACCGCTTTGGTATGCATTGATGAGCGAAAAGATTCCCGTCCAGGACGTCACCCCTCCCTCCTCTGCCAAGACTGCCAGCGTCGATCTCTACGCCAGCCGCGAGAAGATCTACACCCGTGCATTCACCGGTCTGTACCGCAACCTTCGCCGCGTTGGCGGCGCTGTGCTGTTCCTGCTCTTCTTCGGCACCGTCTGGCTGAATTGGGACGGTCGCCAGGCCGTGTGGTGGAACCTGCCGGAACGCAAGTTCAACATTTTCGGCGCCACCTACTGGCCGCAGGACTTCATGCTGCTCTCCTGGCTGCTGATCATCTGCGCCTTCGGCCTGTTCCTGATCACCGTGTTCGCCGGCCGCGTCTGGTGCGGCTACACCTGTCCGCAGAGCGTATTCACCTGGGTGTTCATGTGGGCGGAAAAGGTCACCGAAGGCGACCGCAACCAGCGCATGAAGCTGGACAAGCAGCCCATGAGCGGCAACAAGTTCGTACGCAAGGCGGCCAAGCACAGCATCTGGATCGGCGTTTCACTGCTGACCGCCATCACCTTCGTCGGCTACTTCACACCGATTCGCGACCTGGTGGTCGAGATCTTCACCGGTGAAGCCAGCGGCTGGGCCTACTTCTGGATCGGCTTCTTCACCCTGGCCACCTACGGCAACGCCGGCTACCTGCGCGAACAGGTGTGCATCTACATGTGCCCCTACGCCCGCTTCCAGAGCGTGATGTTCGACCAGGACACCCTGATCGTTTCCTACGATCCGCGTCGCGGCGAGAAGCGTGGCCCGCGCAAGAAGGACGCCGACTACAAGGCCCAGGGCCTCGGCGACTGCATCGACTGCAAGATGTGCGTGCAGGTCTGCCCCACCGGCATCGATATCCGTGACGGCCTGCAGGTCGAGTGCATCGGCTGCGCCGCGTGCATCGACGCCTGCGACGACATCATGGAGAAGATGAACTACCCGAAAGGGCTGATCAGCTACACCACTGAACACAACCTGTCCGGGCAGAAGACTCGGCTGCTGCGCCCGCGCCTGATCGGATACGCTGTCGCGCTGATCGCCATGATCAGCCTGTTCGGCTGGGCCGTGGCCAATCGCCCGCTGGTGGGGCTGGATGTGCTCAAGGACCGTGTGCTGTTCCGCGAGAACGAGCGCGGCCATATCGAGAACGTCTACACCCTGAAGATCATGAACAAGTCGCAGCGCGACATGACGTACGTGATCACCGCCGACGGCCTCGACGGTCTGGTCTACGAAGGCAAGAACGAAGTGCGGGCGCTGGCCGGTGAGGTGTACTCCTTCCCCGTCGAGCTTTCCATAGCACCGGAGAAGCTGCCCTCGAGCGCCAACAACATCATCTTCCACGTACAATCCGTGGATGACCCCAGTATCAAGACCGACGCCGACAGCCGCTTCATCGGCCCCAGCGTCCGCTGACAACGGAAAGAGCATGTCCGAACAAGCACCTTCGCCGGTAAAACCCTGGTACAAGCAGTTCTGGCCCTGGTTCATCATTGCCCTGCTCGGCTACTCCGTAGTGCAGGGCGTGGCACTGCTCACGCTGGCCTCGAAGAACCCGCCGGGCCTGATCTCCGACGACTACTACGACGTCGGCAAGGGCATCAACCAGTCGCTGGAGCGCGAGAAGCTGGCCGAGCGCCTGCAACTGCACGGCGAACTGGTGCTCGACAACACCACCGGCGTCGCCACCCTGGCACTGCAAGGCAACAGCAAGCCGCAGCAGATCGTCCTCAACCTGATCTCGCCGACCCAGCCGGAACGCGATCGCCGCGTCATCCTGCAGCCGGGCGTAGACGGCAACTATCGCGGCCAGATGGTCGATCAGGTCAGTGGTCGTCGTTTCGTCGAACTGCTCGGCCAGGAAGGCAGCCAGAACTGGCGTCTTTTCGAGGAAGAGAACATCGCCGATGGCCAGACCATCCTGATCGGCGACAATCCCTCCTACTGACCCAGCCGATGCCCGCCCCTACCCCCTGCTACCACTGTGGCCTGCCGGTGCCTGCCGGCAGCCACTTCCGCGCCGAGGTTCTCGGCCAGACCCGCGAAATGTGCTGCCCCGGCTGCCAGGCCGTGGCCGAAGCCATCGTCGCCGGGGGGCTGGAGCATTACTACAGCCATCGCAGCGAAAACTCCGCCAACCCGCAAGCCCTGCCGCAGGCTCTGCCTGACGAGCTGGCACTGTACGATCGCAGCGATGTACAGCAGCCTTTCGTCCAGCATGAAGGCGAGCTGAGCGAAACCCAGCTGCTGATCGAGGGCATCAGTTGTGCGGCCTGCGGCTGGCTGATCGAGAAGCACCTGCGCGGCGTGCCCGGAGTGGCCGAAGCACACCTGAACCTGTCCAACCACCGCTTGCAGGTGCGCTGGCAGGATAGCCGAATTCCCTTGAGCAAGCTGCTCGCCGAACTGCGCCGTATCGGCTACGCCGCCCATCCCTGGCGCGCCGACGAAGCCGCTGAGCGCCTGGCTGCGGAAAACCGCCGGCGCATGCGCGAACTGGGTGTGGCCGGCCTGCTGTGGATGCAGGTGATGATGGCGACCATGGCCACCTGGCCGGAATTCAACATCGACCTGTCGCCGGAACTGGACAAGATCCTGCGCTGGACCAGCCTGTTCCTCACCACCCCCATCGTCTTCTACTGCTGCGGTCAGTTCTTCCGTGGCGCGCTGCGCGACCTGCGCACCCGCCACCTGACCATGGACGTGTCGGTGTCGCTGGCCATCGGCGGTGCCTACGTGGCAGGCATCTGGTCGACCATCACCGGTCAGGGCGAGCTGTACTTCGACGCCGTGGGCATGTTCGCCCTGTTCCTGCTCGCCGGACGCTATCTGGAACGACGCGCCCGCGAACGCACGGCGGCGGCGACCGCACAACTGGTGCAGTTGCTGCCGGCGTCCTGCCTGCGTCTGGAAGCCGACGGCCAGAGCCAGCGCATCCTGCTCAGCGAACTGCGTGTCGGTGAACGCGTGCTGGTGCAACCCGGCTCGCTGATTCCGGCCGACGGGTGCATCGTCGCCGGCCAGTCCAGCGTGGACGAATCGCTGCTGACCGGGGAGTACCTGCCTCTGGCACGTGGTGTCGGCGACGGAGTCACTGCCGGAACGCTGAACGTCGAAGGCCCGCTGACCGTCGAAGTGCAGGCGCTGGGTGATGCCACTCGCCTGTCTGCCATCGTGCGTCTGCTGGAGCGGGCGCAGAGCGAGAAACCACGCCTGGCGGAAATCGCCGACCGCGTTTCGCAGTGGTTTCTGCTGTTCATCCTGGTCTCCGCTGCCGTGGTCGGCGTCGTCTGGTGGGGAATCGATTCCAGCCGCGCCTTCTGGGTAGTACTCGCCCTGCTCGTGGCCACCTGCCCGTGCGCTCTGGCCCTGGCCACGCCGACGGCACTGACCACCGCTACCGGCAGCCTGCACAAACTGGGCATGCTGCTGACCCGCGGCCATGTGCTCGAAGGCCTGAACCAGATCGACACTCTGGTGCTCGACAAGACCGGGACACTGACCGAGGGGCGCCTGACGCTCAAGGCCATCCATCCCCTGCGCGATCTCGACGAAGGCGCCTGCCTGGCGCTGGCCGCCGCGCTGGAGAACCGCTCGGAACACCCGATTGCCCGCGCCTTCAGCCAGGCGCCGCGCGCAGCGGAATCGGTCGACAGCCATCCGGGCCAGGGTCTGCAGGGCAGCGTCGACGGACGCCTGCTACGCATCGGCGAAGCCAGTTTCGTCTGCGCTCTGAGCGGCCAACCCGTACCACCGATTGCCGGCGAGAACGGCCAGTGGCTGCTGCTGGGCGATGAACAGGGACCGCTGGCCTGGTTCGTCCTCGACGACCGTCTGCGCGAGGACGCTCCGGATCTGGTCGCCGCTGCGCGGGCCCGCGGCTGGCATATCCACCTGCTGTCCGGCGACAGCTCGCCCATGGTGAGCGAAGTCGCGCGCCAGTTAGGCATCGACGATGCTCGTGGCGGCCTGACCCCGGATGCCAAACTGGCAGTGCTCAAGCAGTTGCATGGCGAAGGTCGTCGCGTGCTGATGCTCGGCGACGGCGTCAACGACGTACCGGTACTGGCCGCCGCCGATATCAGCGTGGCCATGGGTTCGGCGTCCGACCTGGCGAAAACCAGCGCCGACGCGGTACTGCTGTCGAACCGCCTGGGCAGCCTGGTCGATGGTCTGAGGCTGGCCAGGCGTACACGGCGTATCATCATCGAAAACCTGGCCTGGGCGACGCTGTACAATGGTCTGGTGCTGCCCTTCGCCGCCCTGGGCTGGATCACGCCGATCTGGGCGGCCGTGGGCATGTCGCTCAGCTCGCTGCTGGTGGTGCTCAACGCATTGCGCCTGAGCCGGTAAGCTGCCCACCGTCGCGAGCGGATCGCGCGGAAGCCTAGGATTCGCCCGCCCCCCTGCCCCATACCCGGAGACCGCATGTCCGCCCTCTATATCCTGATCCCCGTCGCCATCGGCCTGGTCGGTTTCGCTATCTGGCTGTTCTTCTGGGCCGTGGACAGCGGTCAGTACGACGACCTGGACGGGCCGGCGCACAGCATTCTGTTCGACGACGAAGATCCGCTGCACAAGGCCGGCATCGAACAGGCCGAGGAGCCTAACAGGCAGGACAAGCCCGATGCTTGAACTGGCACCGCTGCTGGTGTCGGCGCTGATCCTCGGTCTGCTCGGCGGCGGCCACTGCCTCGGCATGTGCGGCGGCCTGATGGGCGCGCTGACCCTGGCGATCCCACCGGAACAACGCGGCAGACGCCTGCAACTGCTACTGGCCTACAACCTCGGCCGTATTCTCAGTTACAGCCTTGCCGGCCTGCTTCTTGGCCTGGCTGGCTGGGCCGTTGCGGGCAGCAAGGCCGAAGTGGTCATGCGCACGCTGGCGGCGCTGCTGCTGATCTCCATGGGCCTGTATCTGGCCGGCTGGTGGAGTGGCCTGACGCGCATCGAGGCCCTGGGGCGCGGCCTGTGGCGGCATATCCAGCCGCTGACGCGGCGTTTTATGCCGGTCACGAGCATTCCAAAGGCAATGGTGCTGGGCGGGCTATGGGGCTGGCTGCCATGCGGTCTGGTCTACAGCACGCTGCTGTGGGCTTCCAGCCAGGGCAATGCCGTGGACAGCGCCCTGCTGATGCTGGCCTTCGGCCTGGGTACCTGGCCGGTACTGCTGGCCACGGGACTGGCTGCAGAACGCATTACCGCCCTGCTGCGCAAACGCGGCGTGCGCATGGCCGGCGGCCTGCTGGTGATCCTGTTCGGCATCTGGACCCTGCCCGGCCCGCACCAGCACTGGCTGATGGGGCATTGACGGCAGCGGCAAACCTCAGCCCGGGTTTTCCGCATCAACATCCGGGCCAGGCCACCGAAGCGCGTCCTACTCGCCCTTGATGCAAGTCAAGGTCGCTCCGTTCCGGCATCCCTAGACTGCCCGCAAAGCCTGTCCAGGATTATTTTCCATGCAAGACGCCATCCAGTGGGATGCCGACCTGATCCGCCGCTACGATCTCGCCGGCCCGCGCTACACCTCTTACCCGACCGCCGTGCAGTTCCACGACGATATCGGCCCTTTCGACCTGCTGCATGCGCTGCGCGATAGTCGCAAGGCCGGCCGTCCGCTATCGCTGTACGTGCACATCCCGTTCTGCGCGCACATTTGCTACTACTGCGCCTGCAACAAGGTGATCACCAAGGATCGCGGTCGCGCCCTGCCCTATCTGGAAAAGCTCGAGCGGGAAATCGAGATGGTCAGTCGCTACGTCGACAAGACCCAGCCAATCGAACAGCTGCACTTCGGCGGCGGTACGCCGACCTTTCTCAGCCACGACGAACTGCGTCGCCTGATGCAGCACCTGCGCCAGCACTTCAACCTGCTGGATGACGACTCCGGTGACTACAGCATCGAGATCGACCCGCGCGAGGCCGACTGGTCGACCATGGGCCTGCTGCGCGAACTGGGCTTCAACCGCGTCAGCCTTGGCGTGCAGGATCTCGACCCCGAGGTACAGCGTGCGGTCAATCGCCTGCAGACTCTGGAGGAAACCCGCGCCATCATCGAGGCGGCGCGCACCCTGCAGTTCCGCTCGGTGAACATCGACCTGATCTACGGACTGCCCAAGCAGACGCCCGAACGCTTCGCCCGCACCGTGGCGGAAGTGATCGCCCTGCAGCCGGACCGGCTTTCGCTGTTCAATTACGCGCACCTGCCCGAGCGTTTCATGCCGCAACGGCGCATCAGTGCCGACGACCTGCCGAGCCCGGCGGACAAGCTGGTCATGCTGCAGAACAGCATCGAACAACTGACACGTGCCGGTTATCGCTATATCGGCATGGACCACTTCGCCCTGCCCGATGACGAGCTGGCCATCGCCCAGGAAGAAGGCACCCTGCAACGCAACTTCCAGGGCTACACCACCCACGGCCATTGCGACCTGATTGGCCTGGGCGTCTCCGCCATCAGCCAGATCGGTGATCTGTACAGCCAGAACGACAGCGACATCGCCAGCTATCAGCAGAGCCTCGGCAATGGCCAGCTGGCAACCCGCCGCGGCCTGCACTGCAAT
The sequence above is drawn from the Pseudomonas sp. Z8(2022) genome and encodes:
- the ccoP gene encoding cytochrome-c oxidase, cbb3-type subunit III yields the protein MTTFWSWYVTILSLGTIFALTWLIFGTRKGQRQETTEETVGHSFDGIEEYDNPLPKWWFMLFVATIVFALGYLALYPGLGNFKGLLPGYDYVDNEKQTPFAAGVQIADGSMRHAGWTGVHQWEKEMARADEQYGPLFAKYAAMPIEEVAKDEQALKMGGRLFASNCSVCHGSDAKGSYGFPNLTDTEWRWGGEPETIKTTILKGRQGAMPAQGPAIGEDGVRNVAAYVLTQLAGRELPEDAEADIEAGQKVFAGTCFACHGADGKGTPAMGAPNLTNPAAFIYGSSYAQLQQTIRYGRHGNMPAQEEFLGNDKVHLLAAYVYSLSHKAQEQ
- the ccoG gene encoding cytochrome c oxidase accessory protein CcoG; this encodes MSEKIPVQDVTPPSSAKTASVDLYASREKIYTRAFTGLYRNLRRVGGAVLFLLFFGTVWLNWDGRQAVWWNLPERKFNIFGATYWPQDFMLLSWLLIICAFGLFLITVFAGRVWCGYTCPQSVFTWVFMWAEKVTEGDRNQRMKLDKQPMSGNKFVRKAAKHSIWIGVSLLTAITFVGYFTPIRDLVVEIFTGEASGWAYFWIGFFTLATYGNAGYLREQVCIYMCPYARFQSVMFDQDTLIVSYDPRRGEKRGPRKKDADYKAQGLGDCIDCKMCVQVCPTGIDIRDGLQVECIGCAACIDACDDIMEKMNYPKGLISYTTEHNLSGQKTRLLRPRLIGYAVALIAMISLFGWAVANRPLVGLDVLKDRVLFRENERGHIENVYTLKIMNKSQRDMTYVITADGLDGLVYEGKNEVRALAGEVYSFPVELSIAPEKLPSSANNIIFHVQSVDDPSIKTDADSRFIGPSVR
- a CDS encoding FixH family protein codes for the protein MSEQAPSPVKPWYKQFWPWFIIALLGYSVVQGVALLTLASKNPPGLISDDYYDVGKGINQSLEREKLAERLQLHGELVLDNTTGVATLALQGNSKPQQIVLNLISPTQPERDRRVILQPGVDGNYRGQMVDQVSGRRFVELLGQEGSQNWRLFEEENIADGQTILIGDNPSY
- a CDS encoding heavy metal translocating P-type ATPase, which translates into the protein MPAPTPCYHCGLPVPAGSHFRAEVLGQTREMCCPGCQAVAEAIVAGGLEHYYSHRSENSANPQALPQALPDELALYDRSDVQQPFVQHEGELSETQLLIEGISCAACGWLIEKHLRGVPGVAEAHLNLSNHRLQVRWQDSRIPLSKLLAELRRIGYAAHPWRADEAAERLAAENRRRMRELGVAGLLWMQVMMATMATWPEFNIDLSPELDKILRWTSLFLTTPIVFYCCGQFFRGALRDLRTRHLTMDVSVSLAIGGAYVAGIWSTITGQGELYFDAVGMFALFLLAGRYLERRARERTAAATAQLVQLLPASCLRLEADGQSQRILLSELRVGERVLVQPGSLIPADGCIVAGQSSVDESLLTGEYLPLARGVGDGVTAGTLNVEGPLTVEVQALGDATRLSAIVRLLERAQSEKPRLAEIADRVSQWFLLFILVSAAVVGVVWWGIDSSRAFWVVLALLVATCPCALALATPTALTTATGSLHKLGMLLTRGHVLEGLNQIDTLVLDKTGTLTEGRLTLKAIHPLRDLDEGACLALAAALENRSEHPIARAFSQAPRAAESVDSHPGQGLQGSVDGRLLRIGEASFVCALSGQPVPPIAGENGQWLLLGDEQGPLAWFVLDDRLREDAPDLVAAARARGWHIHLLSGDSSPMVSEVARQLGIDDARGGLTPDAKLAVLKQLHGEGRRVLMLGDGVNDVPVLAAADISVAMGSASDLAKTSADAVLLSNRLGSLVDGLRLARRTRRIIIENLAWATLYNGLVLPFAALGWITPIWAAVGMSLSSLLVVLNALRLSR
- the ccoS gene encoding cbb3-type cytochrome oxidase assembly protein CcoS; translated protein: MSALYILIPVAIGLVGFAIWLFFWAVDSGQYDDLDGPAHSILFDDEDPLHKAGIEQAEEPNRQDKPDA
- a CDS encoding sulfite exporter TauE/SafE family protein yields the protein MLELAPLLVSALILGLLGGGHCLGMCGGLMGALTLAIPPEQRGRRLQLLLAYNLGRILSYSLAGLLLGLAGWAVAGSKAEVVMRTLAALLLISMGLYLAGWWSGLTRIEALGRGLWRHIQPLTRRFMPVTSIPKAMVLGGLWGWLPCGLVYSTLLWASSQGNAVDSALLMLAFGLGTWPVLLATGLAAERITALLRKRGVRMAGGLLVILFGIWTLPGPHQHWLMGH